A genomic segment from Streptosporangium roseum DSM 43021 encodes:
- a CDS encoding IS982 family transposase, whose amino-acid sequence MTTKLDTLATARYVKVDDLLKASPGLAPWRPKTGIAPTLSDAELVTLAVMSALLGFVSERRRLRYAHAELGRMFPYLPGQSGYGKRLRKASGLVLHVIRVLAADTTLWSDDEWVVDSTPVECGRSRDTARRSDLAGWAEYGYCASHSRYFWGLRLHLLCTLGGLPVMFALTGAKADERHTLLGMLDAAPEVVAGRPGQVIIADRQYYGRDFEHALTERDLRLLRPARRGEPERAGARLFKPLRQTIESINQTFKGQLDLERHGGRTPAGVVIRVPSRILALTTVIWHNDKTSWPIRRSLIAYDH is encoded by the coding sequence GTGACGACCAAGTTGGACACCCTCGCAACCGCACGGTACGTGAAGGTCGATGATCTACTGAAGGCCTCACCGGGCCTGGCCCCGTGGCGGCCGAAGACGGGTATCGCGCCCACGCTCAGCGACGCTGAACTGGTGACCTTGGCGGTCATGTCGGCGTTGCTGGGCTTCGTCTCCGAACGACGCCGGCTGCGCTATGCCCACGCCGAACTGGGCCGGATGTTCCCCTACCTGCCCGGACAATCGGGATACGGCAAACGGCTACGGAAGGCATCGGGGCTGGTCCTGCACGTGATCAGGGTGCTGGCCGCCGATACCACGCTGTGGAGCGATGATGAGTGGGTGGTCGACTCCACCCCGGTGGAGTGCGGCCGTTCCCGCGACACCGCCCGGCGCAGTGACCTGGCCGGGTGGGCCGAGTACGGCTACTGCGCCAGTCACTCCCGGTATTTCTGGGGGCTGCGGTTACATCTGTTGTGCACTCTGGGCGGGCTGCCGGTGATGTTCGCCCTGACCGGGGCCAAGGCCGATGAGCGCCACACCCTGCTCGGGATGCTGGATGCCGCTCCCGAGGTGGTGGCCGGTCGTCCGGGCCAGGTGATCATCGCTGACCGGCAGTACTACGGGCGGGACTTCGAGCACGCGCTGACCGAGCGTGATCTGCGTCTGCTGCGACCGGCCCGCCGGGGCGAACCCGAGCGGGCCGGAGCGCGGCTGTTCAAGCCGCTACGCCAGACCATCGAATCGATCAACCAGACCTTCAAAGGGCAGCTCGACCTGGAACGCCACGGGGGCAGGACCCCGGCCGGCGTCGTCATCCGGGTGCCGTCCAGGATCCTCGCGCTGACCACCGTGATCTGGCACAACGACAAGACCAGCTGGCCGATCAGACGATCCCTGATCGCCTACGATCACTGA
- a CDS encoding ABC transporter ATP-binding protein — MSSRYALALESVTKVYGSGRHAVTALNGVTMGVPHGTFIAIMGPSSSGKSTFLHCAAGLDKPTKGGVILGNTRLAGLHEEQLTEIRRERVGFVFQAYNLLDSLTVADNVGLPFRLAGAPIPADRVRAELANVGLADMGDRYPGQLSGGQRQRVAIARALITEPDVIFADEPTGALDTRTGKQVLQLLREVADKAGQTVVMVTHDPVAASHADSVTFLADGRLAGELIGPTPEKVADRMTRLGEW, encoded by the coding sequence GTGAGTAGTAGGTATGCGCTCGCATTGGAATCGGTGACGAAAGTCTACGGTTCCGGTCGTCATGCGGTCACAGCTTTGAACGGCGTGACGATGGGCGTACCGCACGGGACATTCATCGCGATCATGGGTCCTTCCAGCTCGGGTAAGAGCACGTTCCTGCACTGCGCGGCGGGTCTCGACAAACCCACGAAGGGTGGCGTGATCCTCGGCAATACCCGCCTGGCCGGCCTGCACGAGGAGCAGCTCACCGAGATCCGCCGAGAACGGGTCGGGTTCGTCTTCCAGGCCTACAACCTGCTCGACTCGCTCACCGTCGCCGACAACGTGGGCCTGCCGTTCCGGCTGGCCGGCGCCCCGATCCCCGCCGACCGGGTGCGCGCCGAGCTGGCGAACGTCGGGCTCGCCGACATGGGCGACCGCTACCCCGGGCAGCTCTCCGGCGGTCAGCGGCAGCGCGTGGCCATCGCCCGCGCCCTCATCACCGAACCCGACGTGATCTTCGCCGACGAGCCGACAGGGGCGCTCGACACACGTACCGGCAAGCAGGTCCTGCAACTGCTGCGGGAGGTCGCCGACAAGGCCGGCCAGACCGTGGTGATGGTGACCCACGACCCGGTCGCCGCCTCGCACGCGGACTCGGTGACCTTCCTGGCCGACGGCCGACTGGCCGGCGAGCTCATCGGGCCGACGCCGGAGAAGGTGGCCGACCGGATGACCAGGCTGGGTGAGTGGTGA
- a CDS encoding alpha/beta hydrolase: MLALIALSAAVAPPARADGGPPPPLDWKPCAQGPDDASGRELDRAGARCAELTVPLDHSRPGGRTIKLALSRLPATDRAHRIGTMVLNSGGPGESTLGMPLQTRAAMKDVAARYDLVGLDPRFVGRSTPLDCGWPIGLWLRSAGPTRARFDHQVAVQRDLAERCARRHADVLPYANTRDTARDIDLVRRVLGERRISFLGYSYGSYLGAVYAQMFPGRTDRVVLDSAGDPNKWGPRATQGTEDEAERALRGWAAWAAKRHGTYGLGATPARVLATVNAIVAAAQDRPLRVGPYEVDDQAVPYILSVGSGDDRPAARAEFTSTVRTLNEAAHGRPADPGSELDGFLTFVLTSAGSPLASPAAAITCGDRAAPRDPDAYWNDVQRSRARHPLFGPLKNNIWPCAFWPNHPRERPTHVANPTPALIVSATGDTATTYEGSKAMHRALTGSRLLTLRGSTAHGIYGEYGNACVDAKVNAYLATGTLPATDQVCRP; encoded by the coding sequence GTGCTCGCCTTGATCGCCCTGTCCGCAGCCGTGGCGCCCCCGGCCAGAGCCGACGGCGGCCCGCCCCCACCGCTCGACTGGAAGCCCTGCGCCCAGGGCCCCGACGACGCCTCCGGCAGGGAGCTCGATCGGGCAGGCGCACGGTGCGCGGAGCTCACCGTCCCGCTCGACCACTCCAGGCCTGGCGGCCGCACCATCAAACTCGCGCTGTCCCGCCTCCCCGCCACCGACCGCGCCCATCGCATCGGCACCATGGTCCTCAACAGCGGCGGCCCCGGCGAGAGCACGCTGGGCATGCCCCTGCAGACGCGCGCGGCCATGAAGGACGTCGCCGCCCGTTACGACCTCGTCGGCCTGGACCCGCGCTTCGTCGGGCGCAGCACGCCGCTCGACTGCGGCTGGCCCATCGGCCTGTGGCTTCGCTCGGCCGGTCCGACCCGCGCCCGGTTCGATCACCAGGTGGCGGTGCAGCGCGACCTGGCCGAGCGCTGCGCCCGGCGCCACGCCGACGTGCTTCCGTACGCCAACACGCGCGACACGGCCCGCGACATCGACCTCGTGCGCCGCGTCCTCGGGGAGCGCCGGATCTCCTTCCTCGGCTACTCCTACGGCAGCTACCTAGGCGCGGTCTACGCCCAGATGTTCCCCGGCCGCACCGACCGCGTGGTCCTGGACAGCGCGGGCGACCCGAACAAGTGGGGCCCCAGGGCGACGCAGGGCACCGAAGATGAGGCGGAACGCGCACTGCGCGGCTGGGCGGCCTGGGCCGCCAAACGTCACGGCACCTATGGCCTCGGCGCCACCCCCGCCCGCGTGCTCGCCACCGTGAACGCGATCGTCGCCGCCGCGCAGGACCGCCCGCTGCGCGTCGGACCGTACGAGGTGGACGACCAGGCGGTCCCGTACATCCTCTCCGTCGGCTCCGGCGACGACCGCCCCGCGGCCCGCGCGGAGTTCACCTCCACCGTTCGGACCCTGAACGAGGCCGCGCACGGCCGCCCGGCCGACCCCGGCTCCGAACTCGACGGATTCCTCACGTTCGTCCTGACCAGCGCCGGCTCCCCGCTCGCCAGCCCGGCCGCCGCGATCACCTGCGGCGACCGCGCCGCGCCGCGCGACCCCGACGCCTACTGGAACGACGTCCAGCGCAGCCGTGCGCGCCACCCCCTCTTCGGCCCTCTCAAGAACAACATCTGGCCCTGCGCCTTCTGGCCGAACCACCCGCGCGAGCGCCCCACGCACGTCGCCAACCCCACCCCCGCGCTGATCGTGTCCGCCACCGGCGACACCGCCACCACCTACGAGGGCAGCAAGGCCATGCACCGGGCGCTGACCGGCTCCCGCCTGCTCACCCTGCGTGGCAGCACCGCCCACGGGATCTACGGCGAATACGGCAACGCCTGCGTGGACGCCAAGGTCAACGCCTACCTGGCCACCGGCACCCTCCCCGCCACCGACCAGGTCTGCCGTCCTTGA
- a CDS encoding ABC transporter permease has product MVSRKSGAKAADPPAPKKAKKKVRTLSRRNLSLAWSTIRGRKGGFAAVLIAVAVGSAVITACGVLLETGIGSGVPAERYHRAAVVVGGYQSMPVEGDTDPRLSERVRLPADTVAKVAAVKGVESAVGDVSVRMTVLKKDSVLDGPSVYGHGWSASVLAPFTLRSGTWPRAADDVVLDSDIAQRAGVAPGDTLTLVTGSKPGSYRVSGIAEPAATLDRQSAVFFTDDQAARLYGTSGKIDAVGVLAAKGTDAGDLADRIKKAVPGVVTYTGDDRSDVETLDVGQMRSFVIEVASTFGATMILLVIIVVAGTLALSVQQRRRELALLRAVGATPRQVLRMIGGEAVLVGTIGAVLGAIPGILLAMLLHTVFAAAGALPPGFSLVITPLPVLFAVLICVLAARIGGWLAARRAAKVSAVEALGEVAVEPKKLGWFRLWLGVLLVAVGLAAAIVLPIALPGESAIEGAASSALVLVIAVGLLGPRLFGGVATLLGRGPGGVTRFLAIANSRARARRLSAATTPLIMAVTMASAQLFSGTTLAATAHDQASDGVIADHVVTSDSAGISPDLAEALRSIPGVRTVGPVARTSTILTWPDGDSIQYRVSTAQGVDPAAVPDTMNLDVLRGDLSGLTGSTVALSRLVAGTVGVDVDGRVDVHLGDGTAVKAKVVAIYENGLGFGDVTLPHDMVLAHTTDHLDQWLLVNSDPEADLSAALKTYPTMSVRDAGAVTAAPTDDAGHSRISLVLNAILLGYLAIAVVNTLVMATISRRREFALLRLVGTRTSQVRSMMRQEAGLIVLCAVVVGTIAALPSLIGMSYAIRHSVFPSIPPLAYLGIVLAAAVIAWPAVMLPARIALRPPAVEAITRPE; this is encoded by the coding sequence GTGGTGAGCCGCAAGAGCGGGGCCAAGGCGGCAGATCCGCCGGCGCCCAAGAAGGCCAAGAAGAAGGTCCGCACGCTCTCGCGCCGGAACCTTTCGCTGGCCTGGAGCACGATTCGCGGCCGTAAGGGCGGCTTCGCGGCAGTGCTGATCGCCGTCGCGGTCGGCTCCGCCGTGATCACCGCCTGCGGTGTGTTGCTGGAGACCGGTATCGGCTCGGGAGTCCCGGCCGAGCGCTACCACCGGGCGGCGGTGGTCGTGGGCGGCTACCAGTCCATGCCCGTCGAGGGCGATACGGACCCGCGGCTCTCCGAGCGGGTCAGGCTGCCCGCCGACACGGTCGCGAAGGTCGCCGCGGTCAAGGGCGTCGAGTCCGCGGTCGGGGATGTCAGCGTCCGTATGACCGTCCTCAAGAAAGACTCCGTCCTCGACGGCCCGTCCGTGTACGGGCACGGCTGGTCCGCCTCGGTGCTGGCACCGTTCACGCTGCGCTCGGGCACCTGGCCACGAGCGGCCGACGACGTCGTGCTCGACAGCGACATCGCCCAGCGGGCCGGGGTCGCCCCAGGAGACACGCTCACGCTGGTGACCGGATCGAAACCGGGGTCGTACCGGGTCAGCGGCATCGCCGAGCCCGCGGCGACGCTCGACCGGCAGTCCGCGGTCTTCTTCACCGATGATCAGGCGGCGCGGCTCTACGGCACGTCCGGCAAGATCGACGCGGTCGGTGTGCTGGCCGCGAAGGGGACCGATGCGGGCGACCTCGCCGACCGGATCAAGAAGGCCGTGCCCGGCGTGGTCACCTACACCGGCGACGACCGCAGCGACGTCGAGACGCTCGACGTCGGGCAAATGCGGTCGTTCGTCATCGAGGTGGCCAGCACGTTCGGCGCCACCATGATCCTGCTCGTGATCATCGTGGTCGCCGGCACACTGGCCCTGTCGGTGCAGCAGCGCCGCCGCGAGTTGGCCCTGCTGCGGGCCGTCGGTGCCACCCCCCGGCAGGTGCTGCGCATGATCGGCGGAGAGGCCGTGCTCGTGGGCACCATCGGCGCTGTGCTCGGCGCCATCCCCGGCATCTTGCTCGCCATGCTGCTGCACACCGTGTTCGCGGCGGCCGGCGCGCTGCCGCCCGGATTCTCGCTGGTGATCACGCCGCTGCCTGTGCTGTTCGCCGTGCTGATCTGCGTCCTCGCCGCCCGGATCGGCGGCTGGCTCGCGGCCCGGCGCGCCGCGAAGGTCAGTGCCGTCGAGGCGCTCGGCGAGGTGGCCGTGGAACCGAAGAAGCTCGGCTGGTTCCGGCTCTGGCTCGGCGTGCTGCTCGTGGCCGTGGGCCTGGCCGCAGCGATCGTGCTGCCGATCGCGCTGCCCGGTGAGTCGGCCATCGAGGGCGCCGCCAGCTCCGCCCTGGTCCTGGTGATCGCTGTCGGCCTGCTCGGACCGAGGTTGTTCGGCGGCGTCGCGACGCTGCTCGGCCGTGGCCCGGGTGGCGTCACCCGGTTTCTCGCCATCGCCAACTCCCGGGCCCGGGCGCGCCGGCTCAGCGCCGCCACAACCCCGCTGATCATGGCCGTTACCATGGCGTCCGCACAGCTCTTCAGCGGCACAACGCTCGCCGCGACCGCACACGACCAAGCCTCCGACGGCGTGATCGCCGACCACGTGGTCACCTCCGACAGCGCGGGGATCTCACCCGACCTCGCCGAGGCGCTTCGAAGCATCCCCGGCGTCCGCACGGTCGGCCCGGTCGCCCGGACCTCGACGATCCTCACCTGGCCTGATGGCGACAGCATCCAGTACCGGGTCTCCACGGCGCAGGGCGTCGACCCCGCGGCCGTACCGGACACCATGAACCTGGACGTGCTGCGCGGCGACCTGAGCGGTCTCACCGGGTCCACGGTCGCACTCAGCCGCCTCGTCGCCGGCACGGTCGGCGTCGACGTGGACGGCCGCGTCGACGTGCACCTCGGCGACGGCACCGCCGTGAAGGCCAAGGTGGTCGCGATCTACGAGAACGGGCTCGGCTTCGGCGACGTCACGCTGCCCCACGACATGGTCCTCGCGCACACCACCGACCACCTCGACCAGTGGCTGCTGGTGAACTCCGACCCGGAGGCGGACCTGAGCGCGGCGCTGAAGACGTACCCGACGATGAGCGTGCGCGACGCCGGGGCGGTCACCGCCGCACCGACCGATGATGCGGGCCACAGCAGGATCAGTCTCGTGCTCAACGCCATACTGCTCGGCTATCTCGCCATCGCCGTCGTCAATACGCTGGTCATGGCGACGATCTCACGGCGCCGCGAGTTCGCCCTGCTGCGCCTTGTCGGCACCCGCACCAGCCAGGTCCGGTCGATGATGCGCCAGGAGGCGGGCCTCATCGTGCTCTGCGCGGTTGTCGTCGGCACGATCGCCGCGCTGCCGTCACTGATCGGGATGAGCTACGCGATACGCCACTCGGTGTTCCCCTCCATCCCGCCCCTGGCCTACCTCGGCATCGTGCTCGCGGCCGCGGTGATCGCCTGGCCCGCAGTGATGCTGCCGGCCCGGATCGCACTGCGGCCCCCGGCCGTGGAGGCGATCACGCGGCCCGAGTGA
- the mihF gene encoding integration host factor, actinobacterial type, with protein sequence MRSAALLAGMRSGTTSVAEVFGRSGEELVKKTRVAQVLRAVPGYGHASVAALMAVSGVAEKRRVGGLTEQQRERLLQALAS encoded by the coding sequence ATGCGGTCGGCCGCGTTGTTGGCCGGGATGAGATCCGGAACGACCAGCGTGGCCGAGGTGTTCGGCCGTAGCGGCGAGGAGCTGGTGAAGAAGACTCGGGTGGCGCAGGTCCTTCGAGCGGTTCCTGGTTACGGGCATGCGAGTGTCGCGGCGCTGATGGCGGTGTCGGGGGTTGCTGAGAAGCGCCGGGTTGGCGGGCTGACCGAGCAACAGCGGGAGCGTCTGCTGCAGGCGCTTGCCAGCTGA
- a CDS encoding PadR family transcriptional regulator codes for MLELAVLGFLYDAQLHGYDLRRRIAALTGHVRPIADGTLYPLLKRMEAAGLLHRELQPGQVAAPRHMLSLTAAGKQDLLKRLREPDELFVTDENRWFTLLAFLRHLDDPAQQAAVLRRRLRFLTQPASFFWDEGRPLRAADFDDPFRQGLFTIATATTRTELEWLRQTLVALEAQA; via the coding sequence ATGTTGGAGCTGGCCGTCCTCGGATTCCTCTACGACGCGCAGTTGCACGGCTATGACCTGCGAAGACGTATCGCGGCACTGACCGGGCACGTGCGGCCCATCGCCGACGGCACGCTCTATCCGCTGCTCAAGCGCATGGAGGCGGCGGGGCTGTTGCACCGCGAGCTGCAGCCCGGTCAGGTCGCGGCCCCCCGGCACATGCTGTCGCTGACCGCGGCGGGCAAGCAGGATCTGCTGAAGCGGCTACGCGAACCCGATGAGCTGTTCGTCACCGACGAGAACCGCTGGTTCACCCTGCTGGCCTTTCTGCGCCACCTGGACGATCCGGCCCAGCAGGCGGCGGTGCTACGCCGCAGGCTGCGCTTCCTCACCCAGCCGGCGAGCTTCTTCTGGGACGAGGGCCGCCCCCTCCGCGCCGCCGACTTCGACGACCCGTTCCGGCAGGGGTTGTTCACCATCGCGACGGCAACCACACGGACGGAGCTGGAATGGCTGCGCCAGACACTCGTCGCGCTGGAAGCGCAGGCGTAG
- a CDS encoding alpha/beta fold hydrolase, whose amino-acid sequence MHSAQVLSDGSRIRWVEIPGVEPVLVFVHGLGASSAPYFAPATAHPALAGRRTLMIDMLGFGISDRPADLAYTLEEHADALAAALDQAAVGAADVVAHSMGGAVAVTLAARHPHLVGRLVLVDANLDPLPPPQAKRPGSSGIAVYRTEQEFLDRGWNETMDFVGPFWAATMRLAGPEALYRSAMNLLRGTVPTMRENLEKLPIPRTFLYPAGDGPRADADSLTASGVSVVDIPDCGHNIMVDNPDGFARAVAQALNEQAVACPAAPAAARA is encoded by the coding sequence ATGCACAGCGCACAGGTCCTTTCCGACGGCTCCCGCATCCGCTGGGTCGAGATACCCGGCGTCGAGCCCGTCCTCGTCTTCGTTCACGGGCTCGGCGCCAGCTCCGCCCCCTACTTCGCCCCGGCAACGGCGCACCCGGCCCTCGCCGGGCGCCGGACCCTCATGATCGACATGCTGGGCTTCGGGATCAGCGACCGTCCCGCCGACCTGGCCTACACCCTGGAAGAGCACGCCGACGCCCTGGCCGCCGCGCTGGACCAGGCCGCGGTGGGCGCGGCGGATGTCGTCGCACACAGCATGGGCGGCGCGGTCGCCGTCACGCTGGCCGCCCGCCATCCGCACCTGGTCGGACGGCTGGTCCTGGTCGACGCCAACCTTGACCCCCTGCCGCCACCGCAGGCCAAGCGGCCGGGCAGCTCCGGCATCGCCGTCTACCGCACGGAGCAGGAGTTCCTTGACCGCGGCTGGAACGAGACCATGGACTTCGTCGGCCCGTTCTGGGCGGCGACGATGCGTCTGGCCGGGCCGGAGGCGCTCTATCGCAGTGCGATGAATCTCCTGCGCGGCACCGTTCCGACGATGCGGGAGAACCTGGAGAAGCTGCCGATCCCGCGGACCTTCCTCTATCCGGCCGGAGACGGCCCGCGTGCCGACGCCGACAGCCTCACCGCCTCCGGGGTCTCCGTCGTGGACATCCCCGACTGCGGGCACAACATCATGGTGGACAACCCCGACGGGTTCGCCAGGGCCGTCGCCCAGGCGCTGAACGAGCAAGCGGTGGCATGCCCAGCCGCCCCGGCCGCCGCCAGGGCCTGA
- a CDS encoding FtsX-like permease family protein, whose protein sequence is MTWVNRLMPTPLLVGSTVVYTVVSVLNATAMTMGERAEEIRLLRTVGATPRQLARAACWEMMIVTFVGALLGTGIAAASLSAPGEAVTGRPWFAYSLPQYVGLVLICGVSSLAGGLAATRQSRRGPLTS, encoded by the coding sequence ATGACCTGGGTGAACAGGCTGATGCCGACCCCGCTGTTGGTGGGCTCGACGGTGGTCTACACCGTGGTCTCGGTGCTCAACGCGACGGCCATGACGATGGGCGAACGGGCGGAGGAGATCCGGCTGCTGCGGACTGTCGGGGCTACGCCGCGGCAGCTCGCCAGAGCAGCGTGCTGGGAGATGATGATCGTGACGTTCGTCGGAGCGCTGCTGGGGACGGGCATCGCCGCCGCTTCGCTCAGCGCGCCCGGCGAGGCCGTAACCGGTAGGCCGTGGTTCGCCTACTCTCTGCCGCAGTATGTCGGGCTGGTGCTGATCTGCGGGGTGAGCAGTCTCGCCGGAGGACTGGCCGCCACACGACAGTCGCGGCGCGGGCCCCTGACGTCGTAA
- a CDS encoding response regulator transcription factor: MRVVIAEDNVLLASGLELLLAAKGCQVVAVVGDGEAFLLAVAEHRPDIAIVDVRLPPSFRDEGIHAALRARREHGALPILVLSQYVEREYAGELLSDGRGGIGYLLKDRIGRVAEFVDALRRVAAGGTAMDPEVITQLLIRRAGDPLDTLTSRERESLALMAQGHDNATIAERMRISDNAVHKHIGNIFAKLGLAPDDSGHRRVRAVLTYLDGTPRPAEPDPGRGNPR; this comes from the coding sequence GTGCGGGTCGTGATCGCCGAGGACAACGTCCTGCTGGCCAGCGGCTTAGAGCTGCTCCTGGCGGCGAAGGGCTGCCAGGTCGTGGCGGTCGTCGGCGACGGCGAGGCGTTCCTTCTCGCCGTCGCCGAGCATCGCCCCGACATCGCCATCGTCGACGTGCGGCTGCCACCGTCGTTCCGCGACGAGGGAATCCACGCCGCGCTGCGGGCCCGCCGCGAGCACGGCGCGCTGCCGATCCTGGTGCTCTCGCAGTACGTCGAGCGCGAGTACGCCGGCGAGCTCCTGTCCGACGGCCGCGGAGGCATTGGCTACCTCCTCAAGGACCGCATCGGCCGGGTGGCCGAATTCGTCGACGCCCTGCGCCGCGTCGCGGCCGGCGGCACCGCCATGGACCCCGAAGTGATTACCCAACTCCTCATCCGCCGCGCCGGCGACCCCCTGGACACCCTCACCTCCCGCGAGCGAGAGTCGCTCGCCCTCATGGCGCAGGGCCACGACAACGCCACCATCGCCGAGCGGATGCGCATCTCCGACAACGCCGTCCACAAGCACATCGGCAACATATTCGCCAAGCTCGGTCTGGCACCGGACGACTCCGGCCACCGCCGCGTACGCGCAGTACTCACCTACCTGGACGGCACACCCCGGCCAGCCGAGCCAGACCCCGGCCGCGGGAACCCGCGCTGA
- a CDS encoding sensor histidine kinase, whose translation MRDRAFSGSVYLLGTLATAVITALALPVLLAPPAARGWAEWHRQRAGRLLGVPADGRLGGRRALAWALAHVAVGFPLGLAALMCLGNILVAAVALPLWWAFPAGERPTLFSFFDVHVGDWETALVGGSVQIAVLGAAAWWVLPTLARLHARLCLAVLAPSARERLTERVDVLTRSRVGVVDAHGAELQRIERDLHDGTQARLVTIAMQLGMARESLADDPDAVAALLAQAHETAEEAMVELRTVLQTIYPPILADRGLDGALTALAVRSSVPVHIELADLGALPATVEAVAYYVIAEALTNVTKHAAATRAALRIKRAGDVLSIEVTDDGRGGADEARGTGIPGIRRRVAALDGAVRLDSPPGGPTTLAVQMPCA comes from the coding sequence ATGCGTGACCGGGCATTTTCCGGCTCGGTCTACCTGCTGGGCACGTTGGCCACCGCCGTAATCACGGCACTCGCGCTGCCGGTGCTGCTCGCGCCGCCGGCGGCGCGGGGCTGGGCCGAATGGCACCGTCAGCGGGCCGGCAGGCTGCTCGGCGTTCCGGCCGACGGGCGGCTGGGCGGGCGGCGGGCTCTCGCCTGGGCGCTCGCGCACGTCGCCGTCGGGTTCCCGCTCGGGCTGGCCGCCCTGATGTGCCTGGGCAACATCCTGGTCGCCGCGGTGGCGTTGCCATTGTGGTGGGCCTTTCCCGCCGGCGAACGTCCCACCCTGTTCTCGTTCTTCGATGTCCATGTGGGCGATTGGGAGACCGCGCTGGTCGGGGGCTCTGTTCAGATCGCCGTCCTCGGTGCGGCGGCCTGGTGGGTGCTCCCGACGCTGGCGCGACTCCACGCACGGCTGTGCCTGGCGGTGCTCGCGCCGTCGGCCCGCGAGCGGCTCACCGAGCGGGTCGACGTGCTGACCAGGAGCAGGGTCGGCGTGGTCGACGCCCATGGCGCGGAGCTCCAGCGGATCGAACGTGATCTGCACGACGGGACGCAGGCGCGCCTGGTGACCATCGCCATGCAGCTGGGCATGGCCCGGGAGTCACTCGCCGACGACCCGGACGCGGTCGCGGCGCTGCTCGCGCAGGCGCACGAGACGGCGGAGGAGGCGATGGTCGAGCTGCGCACGGTGCTCCAGACGATCTACCCGCCGATCCTCGCCGACCGCGGGCTCGACGGGGCGCTGACGGCGCTGGCCGTCCGCTCGAGCGTGCCGGTCCACATCGAGCTCGCCGATCTGGGCGCGCTCCCTGCGACCGTGGAGGCGGTGGCCTACTACGTGATCGCCGAGGCGCTGACGAACGTGACCAAGCACGCCGCCGCCACGCGGGCGGCCCTCCGGATCAAGCGCGCCGGCGACGTGCTGTCCATCGAGGTCACCGACGACGGAAGGGGCGGCGCCGACGAGGCGCGCGGCACCGGGATCCCCGGGATACGCCGGCGGGTCGCCGCCCTGGACGGCGCGGTCCGCCTCGACAGCCCGCCGGGTGGCCCCACCACGCTCGCCGTCCAGATGCCGTGCGCATAG